The Streptomyces sp. NBC_01255 genome window below encodes:
- a CDS encoding RDD family protein: protein MSFGDPNNPYGQPQGQPQGQPQQPGYGYPQQAPQGVPQQGYGYPQQQQPGAYPPAPGTIQANNGYINLHGLGTVQVGSMGLRFAARLIDAVAIGALVWILSFIGAAGVVGAAESIEDCTGIDPMTPAYQECVNEQAAAAGGIIAAFFGFLFLLFIATMLYEWLMISFVGATLGKMAVGLRVVKEATGSKPGLGGGFIRWIIPMAGALVCGIGQLLVYLSPFFDSTGKTQGWHDRAAGTVVIKK from the coding sequence ATGAGCTTCGGCGATCCGAACAACCCCTACGGCCAGCCTCAGGGGCAGCCCCAGGGCCAGCCCCAGCAGCCCGGCTACGGCTACCCGCAGCAGGCCCCGCAGGGCGTGCCGCAGCAGGGGTACGGCTACCCCCAGCAGCAGCAGCCGGGCGCGTACCCGCCGGCGCCGGGCACGATCCAGGCCAACAACGGCTACATCAACCTGCACGGTCTCGGGACCGTCCAGGTCGGCTCGATGGGCCTGCGGTTCGCCGCGCGCCTGATCGACGCCGTGGCCATCGGCGCCCTCGTCTGGATCCTGTCGTTCATCGGCGCGGCGGGCGTGGTCGGCGCGGCCGAGTCCATCGAGGACTGCACGGGCATCGACCCGATGACCCCGGCGTACCAGGAGTGCGTGAACGAGCAGGCCGCCGCCGCGGGTGGCATCATCGCCGCCTTCTTCGGCTTCCTGTTCCTGCTGTTCATCGCCACGATGCTCTACGAGTGGCTGATGATCTCCTTCGTCGGCGCCACGCTCGGCAAGATGGCGGTGGGCCTCCGCGTCGTCAAGGAGGCCACGGGCAGCAAGCCGGGCCTCGGCGGCGGCTTCATCCGCTGGATCATCCCGATGGCCGGCGCGCTCGTCTGCGGTATCGGCCAGCTCCTGGTCTACCTGTCGCCGTTCTTCGACAGCACCGGCAAGACGCAGGGCTGGCACGACCGTGCCGCCGGCACGGTGGTCATCAAGAAGTAA
- the pdxR gene encoding MocR-like pyridoxine biosynthesis transcription factor PdxR, giving the protein MANEWATFGADLHLELRGPQLRAGLMDALREAVRSGRLEAGTRLPSSRSLAADLGMARNTVADAYAELVAEGWLTARQGSGTRVARRTAPRRPAPPAPATLAASAASAASAASAASAASAAAVRSRLGAPAHNLKAGTPDLASFPRADWLKAYRRALTAAPNEAFGYGDPRGRIELRTALAEYLARARGVHARPERIVICAGFVHGLMLMGEVLRGRGVRDVAVESYGLGVHADLLVRAGLGTPVLPFDERGTHVEELAGAGGVLLTAAHQFPLGGALPPDRRAAVVDWARTSGGFVLEDDYDGEFRYDRQPVGALQGLDPERVVYLGTASKSLAPGLRLAWMVVPEGLVGEVVAAKGAVDWASSAPDQLAFAEFLGSGAYDRHVRAMRLRYRRRRDQLVEAVAAHSPPTRVSGIAAGLHAVLALPPGTEQDVLRAAAWHGLAVQGVNQFRRPGVAPALDGLVVGYATPPDSGWQGALQALCRVLPQASGGA; this is encoded by the coding sequence ATGGCAAACGAGTGGGCCACTTTTGGCGCCGACCTCCATCTGGAACTGCGCGGTCCGCAGCTGCGCGCCGGACTCATGGACGCGCTCCGGGAGGCGGTCCGCAGCGGGCGCCTGGAGGCCGGCACCCGGCTGCCGTCCTCCCGGTCGCTCGCCGCCGACCTGGGCATGGCCCGCAACACCGTCGCCGACGCCTACGCCGAGCTGGTCGCCGAGGGCTGGCTGACCGCCCGGCAGGGCTCGGGCACGCGCGTCGCCCGCCGGACCGCGCCCCGCAGGCCGGCGCCCCCTGCCCCTGCCACGCTTGCCGCGTCTGCCGCGTCTGCCGCGTCTGCCGCGTCTGCCGCGTCTGCGGCGTCTGCGGCGGCGGTACGGTCCCGGCTCGGCGCCCCGGCGCACAACCTCAAGGCCGGCACCCCCGACCTCGCCTCCTTCCCGCGCGCCGACTGGCTCAAGGCGTACCGACGGGCGCTGACCGCCGCCCCGAACGAGGCCTTCGGCTACGGCGACCCGCGCGGCCGGATCGAACTGCGCACCGCGCTCGCCGAGTACCTCGCCCGCGCGCGGGGCGTGCACGCCCGGCCCGAACGGATCGTGATCTGCGCGGGGTTCGTGCACGGGCTGATGCTGATGGGCGAGGTGCTGCGCGGCCGGGGGGTGCGGGACGTGGCGGTCGAGTCGTACGGGCTCGGCGTCCACGCCGACCTCCTCGTCCGGGCCGGACTCGGGACCCCGGTCCTGCCCTTCGACGAACGCGGCACGCACGTCGAGGAGCTGGCGGGCGCCGGGGGCGTCCTCCTGACGGCGGCGCACCAGTTCCCGCTGGGCGGCGCCCTGCCGCCGGACCGGAGGGCGGCCGTCGTCGACTGGGCGCGCACCTCGGGAGGCTTCGTCCTGGAGGACGACTACGACGGCGAGTTCCGCTACGACCGGCAGCCGGTGGGCGCGCTCCAGGGCCTGGATCCCGAGCGGGTCGTCTACCTGGGGACCGCGAGCAAGTCCCTGGCGCCCGGGCTGCGGCTGGCGTGGATGGTGGTGCCGGAGGGGCTGGTGGGCGAGGTGGTCGCCGCGAAGGGGGCCGTGGACTGGGCGTCGAGCGCGCCGGACCAGCTGGCGTTCGCCGAGTTCCTCGGCTCGGGGGCGTACGACCGGCACGTACGGGCCATGCGGCTGCGGTACCGGCGGCGCCGGGACCAGCTGGTGGAGGCGGTGGCCGCGCACTCGCCGCCGACCCGGGTCAGCGGGATCGCGGCCGGCCTCCACGCGGTCCTCGCCCTGCCGCCCGGCACCGAGCAGGACGTCCTGCGAGCCGCCGCCTGGCACGGTCTCGCGGTGCAGGGGGTGAACCAGTTCCGCCGGCCGGGCGTGGCGCCGGCCCTGGACGGTCTGGTCGTCGGCTACGCCACGCCCCCGGACAGCGGCTGGCAGGGCGCACTCCAGGCCCTGTGCCGGGTGCTGCCCCAGGCGTCAGGGGGCGCGTAG
- a CDS encoding carboxymuconolactone decarboxylase family protein: protein MTTTTTTTHQTTPYAHEHEPRLALAERVPEFYRAMIRLETAAAKDVDPTLYHLIKIRASQVNHCAFCLDMHTKDALAEGETVERIVQLSAWEESRHFYTERELAALALTEAVTVLTDGFVPDEVYAQAAAHFDETELARVIAAIVTINAWNRIGVTTRLTPGHYTPRSA from the coding sequence ATGACGACCACCACGACGACGACGCACCAGACGACCCCGTACGCGCACGAGCACGAGCCCCGCCTCGCCCTGGCCGAGCGGGTCCCCGAGTTCTACCGGGCGATGATCCGGCTGGAGACGGCGGCCGCGAAGGACGTCGACCCGACCCTCTACCACCTGATCAAGATCCGCGCCTCGCAGGTCAACCACTGCGCTTTCTGCCTCGACATGCACACCAAGGACGCGCTGGCGGAGGGCGAGACCGTCGAGCGGATCGTGCAGCTCTCCGCCTGGGAGGAGTCCCGGCACTTCTACACCGAGCGGGAGCTCGCGGCCCTCGCCCTGACCGAGGCCGTCACCGTCCTCACCGACGGCTTCGTCCCCGACGAGGTGTACGCGCAGGCCGCCGCGCACTTCGACGAGACCGAGCTCGCCCGGGTCATCGCCGCGATCGTCACGATCAACGCCTGGAACCGGATCGGCGTGACGACCAGGCTGACGCCCGGCCACTACACCCCCCGCAGCGCGTGA
- a CDS encoding bifunctional methylenetetrahydrofolate dehydrogenase/methenyltetrahydrofolate cyclohydrolase encodes MSAQILDGKATAAAIKTELTVRVAALKDQGITPGLGTVLVGDDPASQKYVAGKHRDCAQVGIASIQRQLPATATQEEIEAVVRELNEDPSCTGYIVQLPLPKGIDENRILELMDPAKDADGLHPTNLGRLVLNEPAPLPCTPNGVITLLRAHGVEINGAEVVVVGRGVTIGRPMPLILTRRSENATVTQCHTGTRDLSAHLRNADIIVAAAGVPHLIKPEDVKPGAAVLDVGVSRNGEGKILGDVDPGVAEVAGWISPNPGGVGPMTRAQLLVNVVEAAERAAAAL; translated from the coding sequence ATGAGTGCCCAGATTCTCGATGGCAAGGCCACCGCAGCCGCGATCAAGACCGAACTGACCGTCCGAGTGGCGGCCCTCAAGGACCAGGGCATCACGCCTGGCCTGGGCACCGTCCTCGTCGGCGACGACCCGGCCAGCCAGAAGTACGTCGCGGGCAAGCACCGCGACTGTGCCCAGGTCGGCATCGCCTCCATCCAGCGACAGCTTCCGGCCACCGCCACGCAGGAGGAGATCGAGGCGGTCGTACGTGAGCTCAACGAGGACCCGTCCTGCACCGGTTACATCGTCCAGCTCCCGCTGCCGAAGGGCATCGACGAGAACCGCATCCTGGAGCTGATGGACCCGGCCAAGGACGCGGACGGCCTGCACCCGACCAACCTCGGCCGCCTCGTGCTCAACGAGCCCGCCCCGCTGCCCTGCACGCCGAACGGCGTCATCACGCTGCTCCGCGCGCACGGCGTGGAGATCAACGGCGCGGAGGTCGTGGTCGTCGGCCGCGGCGTCACCATCGGCCGCCCGATGCCGCTCATCCTCACCCGCCGCTCCGAGAACGCGACCGTGACCCAGTGCCACACCGGCACCCGGGACCTGTCGGCGCACCTGCGCAACGCCGACATCATCGTGGCGGCGGCCGGCGTGCCGCACCTGATCAAGCCGGAGGACGTGAAGCCGGGCGCGGCCGTCCTCGACGTCGGCGTCTCGCGCAACGGCGAGGGCAAGATCCTCGGCGACGTGGACCCCGGTGTCGCCGAGGTGGCCGGCTGGATCTCCCCGAACCCGGGCGGCGTCGGCCCGATGACCCGCGCACAGCTCCTCGTGAACGTCGTCGAGGCCGCCGAGCGCGCGGCCGCGGCGCTCTGA
- a CDS encoding DUF3017 domain-containing protein, translating to MASEGGASDGGASGGGAAESEAAKGARRRRFGLTTDTARPEGGGRAAAGDASAPARQWPLLTVLVLAGIGLVVVGTDPFPHAFRVGTMLIGAALLLGAVMRRVVPSVGMLAVRSRFTDMITYGVMGGLIVLLALMVQPAPWLRIPFLEDVLHLTVT from the coding sequence ATGGCCTCCGAAGGCGGGGCCTCCGATGGCGGGGCCTCCGGGGGCGGTGCCGCCGAGAGCGAGGCCGCCAAGGGGGCCAGGCGGCGCCGGTTCGGTCTGACCACCGACACCGCGCGGCCCGAGGGCGGCGGCCGGGCGGCGGCCGGCGACGCCTCGGCGCCCGCGCGTCAGTGGCCCCTGCTCACCGTTCTCGTCCTGGCCGGCATCGGCCTCGTCGTGGTCGGAACGGACCCGTTCCCGCACGCCTTCCGGGTGGGCACGATGCTCATCGGGGCGGCCCTGCTCCTCGGTGCGGTGATGCGCCGGGTGGTGCCGTCCGTGGGCATGCTGGCCGTGCGGTCCCGCTTCACGGACATGATCACGTACGGGGTCATGGGTGGCCTGATCGTGCTGCTCGCACTCATGGTGCAGCCGGCGCCCTGGCTGCGGATCCCGTTCCTGGAGGACGTCCTCCATCTCACCGTGACGTAG
- a CDS encoding polysaccharide deacetylase family protein: protein MPRLRLRHAVRAALAALVPLALLGASTGPAHSAPRAAWPEPVPVVSHVDTTDPVVFITIDDGWYHDPAAAKLLLDRRVPASLFLLPGAYSYDSGYFHTLLNQGRSRVENHTVNHPDLTTLDAAGQKAEVCGARDQHLARFGDGPRLLRPPYGTYDATTRTTARACGAKAVVTWTYDLTTWGQWTPPTPTLKAGDIILLHFNETLEQDLKRALDLAEAAGLKPAPLREYVAD, encoded by the coding sequence ATGCCGAGACTCCGTCTGCGTCACGCCGTGCGTGCCGCGCTCGCCGCCCTCGTCCCCCTCGCGCTCCTCGGCGCGTCCACGGGACCCGCCCACTCCGCCCCGAGGGCGGCCTGGCCCGAGCCCGTCCCGGTGGTCTCGCACGTCGACACCACCGACCCGGTCGTCTTCATCACCATCGACGACGGCTGGTACCACGACCCCGCGGCGGCGAAGCTGCTGCTCGACCGCCGGGTGCCCGCCTCGCTCTTCCTGCTGCCGGGCGCCTACTCGTACGACTCCGGCTACTTCCACACCCTGCTGAACCAGGGCCGCTCCCGCGTCGAGAACCACACCGTCAACCACCCCGACCTGACCACGCTCGACGCCGCCGGACAGAAGGCGGAGGTCTGCGGGGCCCGCGATCAGCACCTCGCCCGGTTCGGCGACGGCCCGCGGCTGCTGCGTCCGCCCTACGGCACGTACGACGCGACCACCCGGACCACCGCGCGCGCCTGCGGGGCGAAGGCCGTGGTGACGTGGACGTACGACCTCACCACCTGGGGCCAGTGGACCCCGCCGACACCGACCCTCAAGGCCGGCGACATCATCCTGCTCCACTTCAACGAGACCCTGGAGCAGGACCTGAAGCGGGCCCTGGACCTGGCCGAGGCGGCCGGCCTCAAGCCCGCGCCGCTGAGGGAGTACGTCGCGGACTAG
- a CDS encoding isocitrate lyase/PEP mutase family protein has translation MSRGPEADLLRALHGGRAAGDPLVLPGPWDAVSARAFEEAGFPALATPSAGIAAALGYEDGETPAAEMFAAVARIARAVSVPVTADLEGGYGLPVAELVERVRESGAVGVNLEDSDRVGGLKDPEAHAAWLAEVRAAAGPGLFVNARVDVYIREAADGVAVRDAAVSRARLYAEAGADCVYPIAAPPADLPALRAALGGLPLNALSVPGGLSFAELGLLGATRVTFGDGLLLRATADLTALAARLRSGAVPTG, from the coding sequence GTGAGCCGGGGGCCGGAGGCCGACCTCCTGCGCGCCCTGCACGGGGGCCGGGCGGCCGGCGATCCGCTGGTGCTGCCCGGCCCGTGGGACGCCGTGAGCGCCCGCGCCTTCGAGGAGGCCGGTTTCCCGGCGCTCGCGACGCCGAGCGCCGGGATCGCCGCCGCCCTCGGGTACGAGGACGGGGAGACGCCGGCGGCGGAGATGTTCGCCGCCGTGGCGCGGATCGCCCGCGCCGTCTCCGTACCCGTCACCGCCGACCTGGAGGGCGGTTACGGGCTGCCGGTGGCCGAACTGGTGGAACGCGTACGGGAGTCCGGCGCGGTCGGGGTGAACCTGGAGGACAGCGACCGGGTCGGCGGACTCAAGGACCCGGAGGCCCATGCCGCGTGGCTGGCGGAGGTCCGGGCGGCCGCGGGCCCCGGGCTCTTCGTCAACGCGCGCGTGGACGTGTACATCCGGGAGGCGGCCGACGGGGTGGCGGTGCGGGACGCCGCGGTGTCCCGCGCCCGGCTCTACGCCGAGGCGGGCGCGGACTGCGTCTACCCGATCGCGGCCCCGCCCGCCGACCTCCCGGCCCTGCGCGCCGCGCTCGGCGGCCTCCCCCTCAACGCCCTGTCCGTCCCGGGCGGCCTGTCCTTCGCCGAGCTCGGCCTGCTCGGCGCGACCCGCGTCACGTTCGGCGACGGCCTGCTCCTGCGCGCCACGGCCGACCTCACGGCCCTGGCGGCGAGGCTCCGGAGCGGTGCCGTGCCCACGGGCTGA
- a CDS encoding helix-turn-helix domain-containing protein: MPGWKTLSDELDPDVRAFAERLRRLVDRSGLGVTAVAERTGHDRSTWDAYLSARRPVPRNAVAALAEVTGTDPGDLAAEWERAERGWSRSGRPDGLDGAGDSGDAAGPDDGPGDGPDDGPGGDRTMQIRRLGQVPAPASAPASPDPAPSPPRPRRTPLLYAAGILGALLVVTAALLLVDLGGTGDGADDRAATPPSPTVPTAAPSASLPAGVKCAGPGCTGRDPEAMGCGGPLATTVAVTRVGTAQVEVRHSETCAAAWARITGAVPGDTVTVKAAGTTRRAEVSAGADTDAYTPMLAVASGADATACATLADGSEACTTN; encoded by the coding sequence ATGCCTGGCTGGAAGACGCTGTCGGACGAACTCGACCCGGACGTCCGCGCGTTCGCGGAGCGGCTCCGCCGGCTGGTCGACCGCAGCGGCCTCGGCGTCACCGCCGTGGCCGAGCGCACCGGGCACGACCGGAGCACGTGGGACGCCTATCTGAGCGCGCGTCGGCCCGTCCCCAGGAACGCCGTCGCGGCGCTCGCCGAAGTGACCGGAACCGACCCCGGGGACCTCGCGGCGGAGTGGGAACGCGCCGAACGGGGGTGGTCGCGGAGCGGCCGTCCCGACGGCCTCGACGGTGCCGGCGATTCGGGTGACGCAGCCGGCCCTGACGACGGTCCTGGCGACGGCCCTGACGACGGTCCTGGCGGCGACCGGACCATGCAGATCCGGCGCCTCGGGCAGGTCCCCGCTCCCGCCTCCGCACCCGCATCCCCGGACCCGGCCCCGTCCCCGCCCCGTCCCCGCCGGACGCCCCTCCTCTACGCCGCCGGGATCCTCGGCGCCCTGCTCGTCGTCACCGCCGCCCTCCTCCTCGTCGACCTGGGCGGTACGGGCGACGGCGCGGACGACCGGGCCGCGACCCCGCCCTCGCCGACCGTCCCGACGGCCGCGCCCAGTGCCAGCCTCCCCGCAGGGGTGAAGTGCGCGGGTCCCGGCTGCACGGGTCGCGACCCGGAGGCCATGGGCTGCGGCGGCCCCCTCGCCACCACCGTCGCCGTCACCCGCGTCGGCACCGCCCAGGTCGAGGTCCGGCACAGCGAGACCTGCGCGGCGGCCTGGGCGCGGATCACCGGAGCCGTACCGGGGGACACCGTCACGGTGAAGGCCGCGGGGACCACCCGGCGCGCCGAGGTGAGCGCGGGCGCCGACACCGACGCGTACACCCCGATGCTCGCCGTCGCCTCCGGCGCGGACGCGACGGCCTGCGCCACGCTCGCGGACGGAAGCGAGGCCTGCACCACGAACTGA
- a CDS encoding malate dehydrogenase: MTRTPVNVTVTGAAGQIGYALLFRIASGHLLGADVPVKLRLLEIPQGVKAAEGTAMELDDCAFPLLKGIDIFDDPNQGFEGANVALLVGARPRTKGMERGDLLAANGGIFKPQGKAINDHAADDIKVLVVGNPANTNALIAQAAAPDVPAERFTAMTRLDHNRALSQLAAKTGASVEDIKRLTIWGNHSATQYPDIFHAEIAGKNAAEAVADEAWLADTFIPTVAKRGAAIIEARGASSAASAANAAIDHVHTWVNGTAAGDWTSMGIPSDGSYGVPEGLISSFPVTCTDGKYEIVQGLDINEFSRARIDASVQELSEERDAVRELGLI, from the coding sequence ATGACCCGCACTCCCGTGAATGTCACCGTCACCGGCGCGGCCGGCCAGATCGGCTACGCGCTGCTCTTCCGCATCGCCTCGGGCCACCTGCTCGGCGCGGACGTGCCGGTCAAGCTGCGCCTCCTCGAGATCCCGCAGGGCGTGAAGGCCGCCGAGGGCACCGCCATGGAGCTCGACGACTGCGCGTTCCCGCTGCTCAAGGGCATCGACATCTTCGACGACCCGAACCAGGGCTTCGAGGGTGCCAACGTCGCGCTGCTCGTCGGCGCCCGCCCGCGTACCAAGGGCATGGAGCGCGGTGACCTGCTCGCCGCCAACGGCGGCATCTTCAAGCCGCAGGGCAAGGCCATCAACGACCACGCCGCGGACGACATCAAGGTCCTCGTCGTCGGCAACCCGGCCAACACCAACGCCCTGATCGCCCAGGCCGCCGCCCCGGACGTGCCGGCCGAGCGCTTCACCGCGATGACCCGCCTGGACCACAACCGCGCGCTCTCGCAGCTCGCGGCGAAGACCGGCGCCTCCGTCGAGGACATCAAGCGCCTCACCATCTGGGGCAACCACTCGGCGACCCAGTACCCGGACATCTTCCACGCGGAGATCGCCGGCAAGAACGCCGCCGAGGCCGTCGCCGACGAGGCGTGGCTGGCCGACACCTTCATCCCGACCGTCGCCAAGCGCGGCGCCGCGATCATCGAGGCCCGTGGCGCGTCCTCCGCCGCCTCCGCCGCGAACGCCGCCATCGACCACGTCCACACGTGGGTCAACGGCACCGCCGCGGGCGACTGGACCTCCATGGGCATCCCGTCGGACGGTTCGTACGGCGTCCCGGAGGGCCTCATCTCCTCCTTCCCCGTCACCTGCACCGACGGAAAGTACGAGATCGTCCAGGGCCTGGACATCAACGAGTTCTCCCGCGCCCGCATCGACGCCTCCGTGCAGGAGCTGTCGGAGGAGCGCGACGCGGTCCGCGAGCTCGGCCTCATCTGA
- a CDS encoding glutathionylspermidine synthase family protein yields the protein MKRHTIEPRPGWQAIVEEQGVVYPLTRYPDGSLRPYWDESAYYSFTLPEVEALEEVVEELHAMCLAAAAHIVERDRFAELGITDPKLASLVAESWRRRDELPSLYGRFDLRYDGTGPAKMLEYNADTPTSLVEAASPQWFWMEERFPGADQWNSLHERLVDAWKRQAHLLPPGPVHFVHSDGDELGEDLMTVAYLRETAQQAGLDTEALSVERIGWDRLSRRFVDDRLRFIRSCFKLYPWEWLTTDRFGKHVLDTLDNGGGTGTTCWIEPAWKMLLSNKALLAILWELNPGHPNLLPAYLDGPRELASTTGWVAKPLLGREGAGVTLHEAGTEPFVRDGEACCYQELAPLADFDGNKVVLGAWVVENEAAGLGIRESAGLVTDEYARFLPHVIL from the coding sequence ATGAAGCGGCACACCATCGAGCCCCGGCCCGGCTGGCAGGCGATCGTGGAGGAGCAGGGGGTCGTCTACCCCCTGACCCGCTACCCGGACGGTTCGCTGCGTCCCTACTGGGACGAGAGCGCGTACTACTCCTTCACGCTGCCCGAGGTCGAGGCCCTGGAGGAGGTCGTCGAGGAGCTGCACGCGATGTGCCTGGCGGCCGCCGCGCACATCGTCGAGCGGGACCGGTTCGCCGAGCTCGGGATCACCGACCCGAAGCTCGCCTCCCTGGTCGCCGAGTCCTGGCGGCGCCGCGACGAACTCCCCTCCCTCTATGGGCGGTTCGACCTGCGCTACGACGGCACGGGCCCGGCCAAGATGCTGGAGTACAACGCCGACACCCCCACCTCGCTGGTGGAGGCCGCCAGCCCGCAGTGGTTCTGGATGGAGGAGCGGTTCCCCGGCGCCGACCAGTGGAACTCCCTCCACGAGCGGCTCGTCGACGCCTGGAAGCGCCAGGCGCACCTGCTGCCGCCGGGCCCCGTCCACTTCGTCCACTCGGACGGCGACGAGCTCGGCGAGGACCTGATGACGGTCGCGTACCTGCGCGAGACCGCCCAGCAGGCCGGACTCGACACGGAGGCGCTGTCCGTCGAGCGGATCGGCTGGGACCGGCTCTCGCGCCGCTTCGTCGACGACCGGCTCCGCTTCATCCGCAGCTGCTTCAAGCTCTACCCCTGGGAGTGGCTGACCACCGACCGCTTCGGGAAGCACGTCCTCGACACCCTCGACAACGGCGGCGGGACCGGCACCACCTGCTGGATCGAACCGGCCTGGAAGATGCTCCTCTCCAACAAGGCGCTGCTCGCGATCCTGTGGGAGCTGAATCCGGGTCACCCGAACCTGCTCCCCGCCTACCTCGACGGTCCGCGCGAGCTCGCCTCGACCACGGGGTGGGTCGCCAAGCCGCTGCTCGGCCGCGAAGGCGCGGGCGTCACCCTGCACGAGGCCGGGACGGAGCCCTTCGTACGGGACGGGGAGGCCTGCTGCTACCAGGAGCTGGCCCCGCTGGCCGACTTCGACGGCAACAAGGTGGTGCTCGGCGCGTGGGTCGTCGAGAACGAGGCGGCGGGGCTCGGGATCCGGGAGTCGGCGGGCCTCGTCACCGACGAGTACGCCCGCTTCCTCCCGCACGTGATCCTCTAG
- a CDS encoding DUF2079 domain-containing protein has product MLDVLNRPAADTTDAEASDGLSPAPLRPYVILAVVLCGLYFLYSWVQYTHFRTPSWDLGIFGQSVRAYAEFRAPVVDIKGPGFHILGDHFSPVTALLAPLYWIWPSPAALLLGQAALFAASSVVVGRTTQQVLGSRAAGIGLAVAYGLSWGLQEAVKSDFHEIAFAVPMLALTCRALLLGRWTAAVAWSAPLVLVKEDMGLTVAMVGVVLFVKGQKKLGAALAGFGVAAFALTVLVLIPAASRVGEYDYWSKIEKTGEGAETSIGQVIGDALVSGERWEMVFFLLAITGFLALRSPLILLVLPTLGWRFVSQDPNHWGLHWHYSAILMPVLFLALVDAARSVRTSPRAWLAAYGKVVVPVATAVALVLAMNLPLRELLKPETYRTDTRAEQARAAVAAVPEGASVEADVSLLAHLTADHRVYWVGTSKGATPDYLAFDLGGWSQQISDPTQLASQRHPEARYEITYRSDGFAVLKRV; this is encoded by the coding sequence GTGTTGGACGTACTGAACAGGCCCGCTGCGGATACCACCGACGCGGAGGCGTCGGACGGCCTTTCACCGGCACCGCTGAGGCCCTATGTGATCCTCGCGGTCGTCCTCTGCGGCCTGTACTTCCTCTACTCCTGGGTGCAGTACACGCACTTCCGCACGCCCTCCTGGGACCTCGGGATCTTCGGGCAGTCCGTCAGGGCGTACGCCGAGTTCCGGGCCCCCGTCGTCGACATCAAGGGCCCCGGCTTCCACATACTCGGCGACCATTTCAGCCCGGTCACCGCGCTGCTCGCGCCCCTGTACTGGATCTGGCCCTCGCCCGCCGCCCTGCTCCTCGGGCAGGCCGCGCTCTTCGCCGCCTCCTCCGTCGTCGTCGGCCGCACCACCCAGCAGGTCCTCGGCAGCCGCGCCGCCGGCATCGGACTCGCCGTCGCGTACGGGCTCTCCTGGGGTCTCCAGGAGGCCGTCAAGTCCGACTTCCACGAGATCGCCTTCGCCGTCCCGATGCTCGCCCTGACCTGCCGGGCCCTGCTCCTCGGGCGCTGGACGGCGGCCGTCGCCTGGTCGGCGCCGCTCGTCCTCGTCAAGGAGGACATGGGGCTCACCGTCGCCATGGTCGGCGTGGTGCTCTTCGTGAAGGGCCAGAAGAAGCTGGGCGCCGCCCTGGCCGGGTTCGGCGTGGCGGCCTTCGCCCTCACGGTCCTCGTCCTGATCCCGGCGGCGAGCCGGGTCGGCGAGTACGACTACTGGTCCAAGATCGAGAAGACGGGCGAGGGTGCGGAGACCTCCATCGGGCAGGTCATCGGTGACGCCCTCGTCTCCGGCGAACGCTGGGAGATGGTGTTCTTCCTGCTCGCCATCACGGGCTTCCTCGCCCTGCGCTCCCCGCTGATCCTGCTCGTCCTGCCGACCCTGGGCTGGCGCTTCGTCTCCCAGGACCCCAACCACTGGGGCCTGCACTGGCACTACAGCGCCATCCTCATGCCGGTGCTCTTCCTGGCCCTCGTGGACGCGGCCCGGTCCGTGCGCACCTCGCCGCGCGCCTGGCTCGCCGCGTACGGGAAGGTCGTCGTCCCCGTCGCGACGGCGGTCGCGCTGGTGCTCGCCATGAACCTGCCGCTGCGGGAGCTGCTGAAGCCGGAGACGTACCGCACGGACACCCGGGCCGAGCAGGCGCGCGCGGCCGTGGCCGCGGTGCCGGAGGGCGCGAGCGTGGAGGCGGACGTCTCGCTCCTCGCCCACCTCACGGCGGACCACCGGGTCTACTGGGTCGGCACCTCGAAGGGCGCCACCCCGGACTACCTCGCCTTCGACCTGGGCGGCTGGTCGCAGCAGATCTCGGACCCGACGCAGCTCGCTTCACAACGGCACCCGGAGGCGCGCTACGAGATCACGTACCGGTCGGACGGGTTCGCGGTGCTCAAGCGGGTGTGA